The following DNA comes from Papaver somniferum cultivar HN1 unplaced genomic scaffold, ASM357369v1 unplaced-scaffold_128, whole genome shotgun sequence.
ACTGGTATGTTGCTGGACTTAATGTTTAATTAACGGCTTACACAATAAGGTAACAGGATCAACACACTTTTGGAACTTTTGGTGGAAACAAAATCTAATAGTTGATCCTTAACGAAACCTTATTTTGTGAACCGGTGCAATTAAACTCACCAACCTGAAAACTTGGATCAAACTATGAGTCAAAAACTTAAATGACCATCGATTAAACTTGTTAAAATTGACAGTAGTTGCTAATCGGTGATAGTAGTCGGCGCACTAATGATGAATATTAAGAATAAGACTTAATTAATCAAACAAAGTATATACACACGACCACATAACTGATGATACGTTTTGTTGTGTCGTAGTCTGTTTTTGTTCCCCAGACCCTAATGGTTgattttcacaattttttttaataataagttAACTACGTTGAATGACACTTTTAGTGAAATAATAGACCGACATTGAAATATGGAGATATGTTAATGAAGCTTTTCGGTAGGTAACATCAACAACAATCGTGCGGAAGATGGATAGAAAACTACCTAGGGGATCCGATATCGAAATATAAAAAAATCCTTTGTATTGGGGATTAGCCACCAAGTTCACAAGTTTCAAAACAATGATTATATTGTTGGATGAATAAAACCCTAGAACAAATTTTTATTAacttgattgaaacatatcttTGGATACTTATCCTTTAATTTTGGGTGAGTCACGCTCTGCAAATCGGGCGATAACTCAGTTCTCAGTTTTCTCGAGTTTCATCATTTTCAAGGCATCAATCTCATTTATTCAGGTGATTTCCATACTAAGTTTGTCCAATGATTGGTATCTCAATCAGCTCTCCTTCCTTTTTTAGATAATTTCTTGTTTTCGGTCTCGACTTTTCAAGTTTGGTAATAAATTTTCTAGATCTACAATGAATCCAGTGACTGTAGATCTTTCAAAAACCCCTGAAATTCATCCTTCTGTCAATTTGATAGATGAAAACGATGAATCTAGATATGAAGCTTGGAGGTTTTCATTGATTGGACGATTAGATTTTGTTCATCTTAAATTTTCTGATGCTGCTACTATTCTTCGAAATCAATGGAAGTTAAAGGATAAGTATCAACTCATCCCTTTAGGTAAAGGTTTTTTTTACAATCAAGTTATCGAATATTGAAGATAAAACTTATATTACTTCTGGGAAATGCGAAGTTCATGATCAAGTTCTTAGAGTAAGAAACTGGATTCCAAACTTCAGACCtgagaatcaaagaacatctaaagCTATGGTATGGGTTCAATTTCCAGGACTCAGTTTGGAATACTGGAATGAAGAAACACTATTTACTTTTAGTTGAGCAATTGGTATCCCCATTAAGGTTGATGCAGTTACTTTACAGTTTCAGAGTGGTTATTATGCTAAagtgttgattgagattgatctGGCTAAATCGATTCCTAACAAGTTACAAATTATCATTAAGTATGGATTTTTTTCTCAAGGGATAGTTCTCACTAAGCTTCCTAAATTCTGCACCAAATGTAAAATTGTGGGTCACTTAACTACTGAATGTAGAGATTCACAACATACTGAAAGAGAAGGCAATTCAACTCAAATTAAGAAAGTGATTATTATTGAACAAAATCAAAGTCCTCATTCCTCAAGTATGAAGATTACTGAAAATGTTCAACCTTCTAGCATCACTGGTAACTTTCCTTATTCTCGGAATATTATTGAAATGGATAACTTTAGTCAGGAACCTACCCCTTCCAGTTCCAGGATGGATAAAACTATTGAAGTAACTAATATATCTATAGTTCAGGGAGTCATTAACCTTTCTTATGGTATTAATATTACAAGTAATCCTTTTGAAGTTTtacaagaaaatgaaaatgagCTTACTGATTCTGAAGATGGTGAAATCAAGGAGGTTAGTGCTTCTAATATTTTAGAATTTGGTTCAATTTCTCAACCCATTACTATTATACCAAAGGCTACTACTAGTACTCATTCTAGTGATGATGTTGGTTCCAGCAAACCTTTTAAGAAAAAACCTCCTTTAAAGCCAGCTGTTGTTACTAGAAAAGCTACTAAAGAATCTCTTAAACTTATTGAAAAGGGGAGTATCTCCCCTCAACCCCCACCTTTTAAATGAAGATCATCTTCTGGAATATTAGACGACTTAAAAGACAAAAGGCCAAGCATAAATTGAGAAGTTTAGTTAATTCAAATAATCCCTCTCTTGTTTGGATTGTTGAACCCAAAATTAAAACATCAAATTTTCACTTTAAACTTCCTGGAATGCATCATCAAATAATTCATAATTTTATGGATAATTCTAAAGGTAATATCTGGGATTTTCTGGAATTGTTCAATTACTGCTCCTTATGTTATCAAGGTTATTAGTCAGTGTATTACTATTGAAGTAGGCGAAGTCCTTGTTACTGGAGTGCATGCAAATTCTTACACTATTAACAGAAGAGAACTATGGCAAGACTTATGTGACATCAGCCTTTTGAATAAGCCCTGGTTAATCTTGGGGAATTTTAATACTATTTTTTCTACTGATGAGAAGAAAGGAGGTAGGAATCCCATTTCTACAGCAATGAAAGAGTTTCAAGATTGTGTTGATTTCTGTGGTCTGTTACAAGCTCCTAAAAGTGGGTTTAATTTTTCATGGTGTAATGGTAGGGCTGGAAGAAAAAGGATTCTCTGCAACCTTGATAGAACcttatataacttgaaatggttGGATAACTTTACAGGATGGAATTATAAAGTTGGTGCTAGAGGAGTGTCTGATCATAGTCCTCTTATGGGTACAAATGCAGTTATTCCTAGAGCTCCTAATCCACCATTtagatttcaaaaaatgtggCTGACTTATCCTGATTTTATGCAAGTGATTTGGAattcatggaaggaagaaatttaTGGAAATCCCATCTATGTCTTTATGAATAAACTTAAAAGACTTAAAAATTTCCTAAAGGTGTGGAATTGGGAGATCTTTGGGGATGTAAAAGAAACCTTAAAAAGGCTGAAGAGAAGGTGCTGGAGGAAACCTTAAAATTTGATAGTGATCCCTCCAATATCAATCTGTTAAACAACTTGGTCATTGCTAGAGAAAAATGTGATATAGCTGCAAACAACTACAACACTTTTCTCAGAGACAAGGCTAGAATCAGCTGGATTCTAGATGGTGATGTTAACACTAATTACTTCCATACAAGAATTATGCTAATACAAGCTCAAAATTCAATAgctgaaattgaagattcttcagGTAATATTATTACTGATCAAAATGGTATAGCTAATGTGCTTATTGACTATTTTAGTACCAAGTTTGCTCATCAGAATGTTAGTATAAATGATTCTTTTTTTGAGGCTGCTCCTAAAGTGATAACAACTGAGGATAATTATTATTTAGAAAAGTTGCCAACTGAAGAAGATATTAAAACTGCAATTTTTGATCTAAACCAAGATGGGGCCCCTGGACCAGATGGTTTCACTGGTACATTTTACAGATATTATTAAGAAGAGTCGTGCTGTGACGAGGTCACCCTCGTGACAGTCACAGTAAGGGTGCACCTCTGGATCCTTGGATATTATCTCATAGATGCATACACATTCCGagacaatatttataaaataaaaatatctttgactaaatttattatttttattattttttaagtcCATGTACTTAATTTTATTTGTCCTCTGATCCCTCTAATTTTTTATCTGGCAATTTTAGAATTCTAATCCGTGAGATTAGAACTtgtattttttactttttttgatGCTTCTAAACCTAGCTAGATGCgggtttttatttcttttcaattATGGATGATGATCTGATTGTGATCGATCATGTTGTCTTTATGATCTGATGATTGTGATCGATGGTGTACCCAAGTGGTTTCTCTGTTTTCGAAAACAAAGGAAGGCTACTCAACATTTATACATCGAATCATGGATCTTTCTGATCTTTCCTGCACTAGATTCCGAAAATGGTAATACCTCTTGGAATGGAATATGGATCCCTTCTACTAACTCATTTGCACCATAATCACCTTTGATAATTATGGTTCAAACTAGTAGAAAGTGTTTTTCATTCAACTGTGTTTTTTTCTAGGACGAGAATTCTTTTTTAATTTCCTGAGACAACTCTTTTAAAAATGAAGATTATTCTATGTATTAACTCTTTTGTTTCTTCTCTAAAGATTGAAAAAATGTTGTGTCAATTTTTTTAGGGTCTTCCTCTATATACCCCCAAATTCACTAACGATACCCCTTTATCTTTGTACCCATAAAACCTATCTTGATACCCATCAAACTAGTTAATTTTATATACCCCCGAATATATACCTAAAGAGGAACAAAATACACAACAAAACATCGAGGGAATAGAGAGATTATGAATTGGGTACAACACAAATCATACTCTTCATCTCCGTATACTCAAAGATTGGAAGATAGGGATTACGATTTGGATGAGGgaggaaagaaaaaacaaaaaaaaacaaataaacctTAATAGTATTGTTCTTCAGAACCGAAAACAAATAATGAAATACCCTAGAAAAATTTGGGATTTATAATCTGAATCTCTAAAATGGAAGAGACAACAATCATAAGAGCTTTAAAACAAAATTAACTTATTAAAGAGATTTTCTTAATCGCTTATTAGTAAAAATACTTTTGATTCTCAACAAGATAGCGAACAAGTTCCTATTGCTTAATGATGATTAATAGATACATACTACTCTGGTTCATACATAACTAATTTCTTTAGTAATGATTCTATGTCAAGCATCTAAGTTTGCTTCTATTTACATAacttttttcattaaaaaaatcaaTACGAGAGGGTAAAGTGGAATTAAACACCATCATCTCTCTACTCACATAAACTGTTCGTGGCTCTGGACATCTGGTAGTGAAACCGTAATATGAAAATATAGTTATAAGTGCATTTGATGCTTAGATGATTATTGTTTTTTAATCAACTTCCTGTCAAACAAAAAGAAAGGATTTTCAAAGATAATCAGGAAATAATATGAAAATTGATCAGAACTAACTACTAAGGCTAAAATAATACcctgatttctttatttttggataagagaTCTCGATGGGATTTTATTATACGGGGAGTTTTTCACGTGACATAGAGGAAGAAGGAGGAGGGGTATAGgtataacaaaatatacaaaaattaAGAATTTTTATCTTAACGAAATTTTAACTAACATAACCAATTAATGGGGTACCGTTAGTGATTCTCAGGGGTATATAcaagaaaactaaaaattaagTTTTAGTCTCACGGGTTAAAATCCTAAAATTGCCAGAGGGATTAaaggataaataaaattaaaatttaggGACTTCAAagacaataaaaataataaaaatatttttattttataaatactgTTTGGGATGTGTGTACATCTATGAGATAATATCTAAGGGTCGAAAGGTGCATCCTTACGATGGCTGTCACGAGGGTAACCTTGTCACAGCACGACTCTTATTAAGAATGATCTTGTTGATGCAGTGCAATATTGTTGGCTCACTCCTAGTGGAATGAATTCCAATTTTGTTGTTCTAATTCCTAAAGTTCATGGTGCTAATAATCCTAAACAATTTAGACCTATAGGTCTTAGCAATTTCTGCTTCAAAATAATTACTAAGATTGTTACCATGAGAATTAGTAAATTCTTACCAAATATTGTGTTTCCTCAGCAATGTGCCTCATCAAAAATAGAAGTATACATGAAGAGTTTCTGCTTGCTTCTGAGCTTGTTAATGAATTACCAGTTAAAAGAAGAGGAGGAAACTTGGGGCTGAAATTGGATATATCTCAGGCTTATGACACCATGAGTTGGGATTTCTTATATAAAGCACTTACAAGCTATGGTTTCTCCAATAAATTCTGTGATTGGATTATGGTTCTTCTCAAAACTACAAAAATATCTATCACGCTTAATGGAGGCCCTATTGGATTCTTTGGAGTTGGCAGAGGACTCaagcaaggtgatcctctttctccAATACTTTTTATTTTAGCTGAAGATATCTTAAGTAGGAATATTCACAAATTGGTTCAGGAGAAAAAATTTAACCTATGGTAATAAGAAAAAGAATTCATCTTACacatttattctttgctgatgatatatTTTTGTTCTGTAATGGAAATATGAGAAGCACTACTCATCTCAGAAATCTTTTATTGGAGTATCAAGCTGCAACTTGTCAAATTATAAACACTGCCAAAAGTAGGTGCTTTGTGGGTGGTACCTCAGCTGTTAGAAATAGACAAATTGCTGGGTTTTTTCATATGGACATTTCTCATTTCCCTGACAAATACCTAGGGGTGATGCTGGTTCAAGGGAAGGTCAAATCAGTTCATCTTTGGCACTTAGTGGAATATATGCAAAAAAGACTTTCAACTTGGAGTAAAAGATTATTAAGCTTTCAAGCTAGACTAACTCTAGTAAAATCTGTCATGTGCAGTATTCAAGTATATAACATGTCTATTTATAAATGGCCAAAAAAAGTTGTGAAAGCTTGTGAAAGAATTATTAGAAACTACTTGTGGTCTGGTAATGCTGAAGATAAAAATGTGTCACTCTAAAGTGGAACAAGGTCTGTACTCCCTATGAAGAAGGTGGTCTGGGTATTAGAAGACTAGAAGACATGAACAAAGCtttattactgaaatttctctggAAAATGCTTCATTCCACAGATGAATGGGCTCTTTTTTTCTTGGCCAAGTACACTGGCAAGAATGGTAACTGGATTTCTTATTATAAAAGGTCTTCTATTTGGCCTGACGTTAAATGGGTAATACAAGACTTCAATGATCTTACTAGATGGGCAGTTGGTGATGGTAGGAGTATTTCTCTATGGAATGGCAGATGGATTTTTGATGATCCTATAAGCAAAATATATCCAAATAATCCTCTGATTTCTCAAAATCCTAACCAAAAAGTTAGCAGTTTAATTGTGAATGGCGAATGTATGATTCCTGAGAATTTTCTACAGTTTTTTCATGCTGCGCAACTCCCTGTCCTAAGAAATGGTGCAGACACCTTAATATGGAGCAACAGTTTATCTGGTCTTTTCACAGTTGTTGATGCAGTGAAGAAAATCAGTTCTCATATGCCCAACCTACACTGGTATAAATTTTTTTGGAATGCAACAGTATTGCCATCTACTTCAgccaatatttggaaaataacaaGAGAAGCCTGTGCAActgatgaaaatctgattaaaaAGGGATTTAATATGGTATCCAGATGTTACATTTGCCACACTGACATTGATTCTCTGAATCACATGTTATGGAACTGCAAATTCAGTAAACAAATATGGAGCTGGCTGGGAGGTATTTTTCACTTCCCTAATCCCCTATCTTTTGAAGATGTTCTTAAAAGTAGTAAATCCTCTAGCCCAATGATAAAAGAATTATGGTCTATTTGCTCTTATACTCTTATGGTAGAATTATGGTTCTTAAGAAACAACATCTGCTTTGAGAGTGACAAGCCAAatgttataaaaataaaaaacaaaatcttGAGAATTGTACATGACtgcaaaaaaaagaatgaaaggcACTATGTAGGGCTCAAATACTGAAGATCAAATTCTGTAACATTTTCAATTACACTACAGTAAAGTGAAGAGAGTTAGAATTATTGAAACCTTTTTTTATCTTCCCAATATGGATGAAACTCTCTTATGCTGTGATGGTGCCTCAAGGGGAAATCCAGGGCAGGCTGGTTATGGTTTTATTGTTAGATTCTATACTGGAGATTTTATCTATGCTGAATCAGGTGGATTGGGAATTATCTCTAACTACATTGCTGAGTTTATTGCAAGTATTAGTGCCTTGGAATGGGCACTGAACAACCAAAAATTCAAAGTTATTTTGCAGATTGATTCTAAAGCTTGTGTTTTTGCTTTGATGAATAATCAGATACCTTGGTTCCTGGTAGCTAGACGACAAAGAGTAGTTTCTGGGCTGCATTCCATAGGAGGTGAATTTTTCTGCGGATCATTTTGCTAAGAAGGGAGTGTATCTTCCTAAGGGCCAAATTTAGAGATATAATGTTAGACCTACTTCTCTTACTCATATGGAATACCCTGATCAACCTTATTATAAGTTTGATTAAatccttttcttttgttggtttagcttagttccttttttttcttccttctttaaaATGGGCCTTGTTGGTCTTGTAATTTTGTTCTCTGATTTTTAATAAAGctgtttgttaaaaaaaaaaacatatctttAAGGAATTCAATAGAATGCTTGTTAGATGCGGGTTAGTCAAAGTCTTCaattcggctgaagcaactcatATGACTATAAAGGACgccagctaggggaatcaagtatGCAGGGTATTGCGATATCCAAAAGTCGTAAGCACGAATGAAgttgaattgcttggaggatcgattcgtctcaactatattccagttcgACGTCTGATATTAGGCTAA
Coding sequences within:
- the LOC113332086 gene encoding uncharacterized protein LOC113332086; the protein is MDNSKGEVLVTGVHANSYTINRRELWQDLCDISLLNKPWLILGNFNTIFSTDEKKGGRNPISTAMKEFQDCVDFCGLLQAPKSGFNFSWCNGRAGRKRILCNLDRTLYNLKWLDNFTGWNYKVGARGVSDHSPLMGVELGDLWGCKRNLKKAEEKVLEETLKFDSDPSNINLLNNLVIAREKCDIAANNYNTFLRDKARISWILDGDVNTNYFHTRIMLIQAQNSIAEIEDSSGNIITDQNGIANVLIDYFSTKFAHQNVSINDSFFEAAPKVITTEDNYYLEKLPTEEDIKTAIFDLNQDGAPGPDGFTGTFYRYY